In Aquimarina sp. TRL1, a single window of DNA contains:
- a CDS encoding exodeoxyribonuclease III: protein MKIISYNVNGIRAALKKGFIDWLQQANPDVICLQEIKATKDQLDLEVFKEAGYPYTYWYSAEKKGYSGVAILSKTEPTHVEYGTGIDYMDSEGRNIRADYDGVSVMSLYLPSGTNVARIEHKLKYMADFQEYINSLKKELPNLVICGDYNICHQAIDIHDPVRNKNVSGFLPEEREWIGAFIDSGFIDSFRYFNNEPHQYSWWSYRANARANNKGWRLDYGMVSKPLEEKLSRAVILSEAKHSDHCPIVVELSV, encoded by the coding sequence ATGAAGATCATATCGTATAATGTAAATGGAATTAGAGCTGCCCTCAAAAAAGGATTTATAGATTGGTTGCAACAGGCAAATCCGGATGTTATTTGTCTACAGGAAATCAAAGCGACAAAAGACCAGTTAGATTTGGAAGTTTTTAAAGAAGCAGGATACCCGTATACATATTGGTATAGCGCAGAGAAAAAAGGATATAGTGGAGTAGCGATTCTGTCAAAAACAGAACCCACTCATGTGGAGTATGGTACAGGCATCGATTATATGGATAGTGAAGGTCGTAATATACGGGCTGATTACGATGGAGTATCTGTGATGAGTTTGTACCTTCCCAGTGGGACGAATGTTGCCAGAATTGAACACAAACTAAAGTATATGGCAGATTTTCAGGAGTATATTAACTCCTTAAAAAAAGAGCTGCCGAATCTTGTTATTTGCGGAGATTACAATATTTGTCATCAGGCAATTGATATCCATGACCCGGTTAGAAATAAAAATGTCTCAGGTTTTTTGCCGGAAGAACGAGAGTGGATAGGTGCTTTTATAGACAGTGGGTTTATAGATTCATTTAGGTATTTTAATAATGAACCGCATCAATATTCATGGTGGAGCTATAGAGCAAATGCTCGAGCAAATAATAAGGGATGGCGTTTGGATTATGGGATGGTTTCAAAGCCTCTAGAAGAGAAACTCTCCAGAGCAGTTATTCTTTCGGAGGCAAAACACAGTGATCACTGCCCTATAGTAGTAGAATTATCAGTGTGA
- a CDS encoding OmpA family protein — protein sequence MIRRWLVITMIGALATSCVSTKVHRELENKYARLKRDHRKLNDKYASLTDENNREKANLEKLRGDFRKLQEERDALQQQYDNATANYKKLEDSFDALGRNSSEAMAENSRQHRKLLKQLEEKENALAKERTRLEKLQKDLALRSKRVDELEGLIAAKDAKMQALKASISKALRNFEGKGLTVEERNGKVYISMENKLLFDSGSWAVGGKGKQAVDQLGTVLGQNPDIAVLIEGHTDNVPYTGNGQLKGNWDLSTKRATAIVNILLQNKKIDPQNLTAAGRGEFSPVSSNTSTDGRAKNRRIEVILTPKLDEISKLLNDI from the coding sequence ATGATTAGAAGATGGCTGGTGATTACAATGATTGGCGCATTAGCGACATCGTGTGTCTCAACAAAAGTACATAGAGAACTGGAGAATAAATATGCGCGATTAAAGCGAGATCATAGAAAGCTGAATGATAAATATGCATCCCTGACAGATGAGAATAACAGGGAGAAAGCAAATTTAGAAAAACTAAGAGGCGATTTTCGAAAATTACAAGAAGAAAGAGATGCATTACAACAACAATATGATAATGCTACAGCAAACTATAAGAAGCTGGAAGATTCTTTTGATGCACTAGGAAGGAATAGTTCTGAGGCGATGGCGGAAAACAGTAGGCAGCACAGAAAATTACTGAAGCAACTGGAGGAGAAAGAAAATGCATTGGCAAAAGAACGAACAAGATTAGAAAAGCTTCAAAAAGATTTGGCATTGAGGTCAAAAAGAGTGGATGAACTAGAAGGGTTAATTGCAGCAAAAGATGCCAAAATGCAGGCGTTAAAAGCATCTATTTCCAAAGCTTTGAGAAATTTTGAAGGAAAAGGACTTACAGTAGAAGAAAGAAATGGAAAAGTATATATCTCCATGGAGAACAAACTGTTGTTTGACTCAGGAAGCTGGGCAGTAGGAGGAAAAGGAAAACAGGCAGTGGATCAATTAGGAACTGTATTAGGGCAAAACCCTGATATAGCAGTACTGATTGAAGGACATACAGATAATGTTCCTTATACCGGAAATGGACAACTAAAAGGGAACTGGGATCTTTCTACTAAAAGAGCGACAGCAATTGTAAATATTTTATTGCAAAACAAAAAAATAGATCCACAGAACCTGACAGCAGCAGGAAGAGGAGAGTTCTCTCCGGTAAGCTCGAATACCAGCACAGATGGAAGAGCTAAAAACAGAAGAATAGAAGTAATATTGACACCTAAGCTGGATGAAATTTCTAAACTGTTGAACGATATTTAA
- a CDS encoding TonB-dependent siderophore receptor: MTRLKSYLFLSLGVLTAPLFAQENKPQDSLNIERLDKVVVTGQYNPQSAKKSVFEVKTITRSEIENQAGNNLADILNTTLNLNIIPNTSSGKSGVSLFGLDGQYFKVLIDNIPVINEEGVGNNTDLTLINLDDIERVEIVEGSMGVQYGSNAVSGIINIITKKQSIHNWEIDAYIQEETVGEEYELFDKGRHVQSIKIGHNLTDEIYWNASYTHNDFGGFWNDHQGKNYDKDDGLRGHEWLPKEQHNGNLLVNLSRENHRFFYKFNYFNERIEKFDKTVNLNPNAATQTIDPVGLDEIFTNNRYYHHINGFGTISGQANYNISVSYQQQQKDLERYTYRIRKDQKLNRDSQEYLKRSALFSRGTFNNIISSNTLSLQAGYELTLEEGNGSPFAITIAPGQEEVKRSLDNYDIFASSEINLSDRFSIRPGARISFSSIFENQYTGSLSSKYLFKNNIELRTVIGTANRTPNYNELFTYFVDVNHNIQGNPGLDPEQGVSAFIHLKKQSWLANDKLILSNKISASYLGLKDRIELIVVNRTPLAYQYNNIDSYKSFGVFSENTLRYGTFSAQVGGSLLGISKILDSKVNSKDDFLYNLQLNANLEYSVPKWKTVFGVYFKHIGQQHQFREETNEEGNQVFVKGTTDAYSWMNTTIRKSFLSNKIHATFGIRNLFDVRSIDTNALSGGAHSGRPTSIPIAYGRSYFLKLAYDINL, encoded by the coding sequence ATGACACGTTTAAAATCATATCTATTCTTGAGCCTGGGAGTACTTACAGCTCCTTTGTTTGCTCAGGAAAATAAACCCCAAGATTCTTTAAACATCGAACGTCTGGACAAAGTTGTAGTGACAGGTCAGTACAACCCTCAATCAGCAAAAAAATCAGTATTTGAAGTAAAAACAATTACACGATCCGAAATAGAAAATCAAGCGGGGAATAATCTTGCCGACATATTAAATACCACCCTCAATCTAAATATCATCCCCAATACATCTTCCGGAAAATCGGGAGTAAGCCTTTTTGGTCTGGACGGGCAATATTTTAAAGTCCTTATTGACAATATTCCTGTCATTAATGAAGAGGGAGTAGGAAACAACACCGATCTTACCTTAATAAATCTAGACGATATAGAGCGCGTAGAAATTGTCGAAGGATCCATGGGAGTACAATACGGATCTAATGCTGTTTCCGGAATTATAAATATTATTACCAAAAAACAATCCATACACAACTGGGAAATTGACGCTTATATTCAGGAAGAAACTGTCGGAGAAGAATATGAATTATTCGATAAAGGGCGACATGTTCAATCTATAAAAATCGGTCATAATCTCACAGATGAAATCTATTGGAATGCCTCTTATACTCATAACGATTTTGGAGGTTTCTGGAACGATCATCAAGGAAAAAACTACGATAAAGATGATGGATTGAGAGGGCATGAGTGGCTCCCTAAAGAACAACATAACGGAAATTTACTAGTCAACCTAAGCAGAGAGAACCATCGTTTCTTCTATAAGTTTAATTATTTTAATGAACGAATTGAAAAATTTGATAAAACGGTAAACCTTAACCCTAATGCAGCAACGCAAACAATCGATCCTGTAGGGTTAGATGAGATCTTTACAAATAACAGATACTACCATCACATCAATGGATTTGGAACGATTTCCGGTCAAGCCAATTACAACATCTCTGTTTCGTACCAGCAACAGCAAAAAGACTTGGAACGATATACATATCGAATCAGAAAAGATCAAAAGCTAAACAGAGATAGTCAGGAATACCTAAAAAGATCTGCACTGTTCTCCAGAGGTACCTTTAATAACATTATAAGTTCGAATACCCTTTCGCTTCAAGCTGGATATGAACTTACTTTAGAGGAAGGAAATGGTTCTCCATTTGCTATCACAATTGCCCCAGGGCAAGAAGAAGTAAAAAGAAGCTTAGATAACTATGACATATTTGCCTCGTCAGAAATCAACCTTTCGGATCGATTCTCTATTCGTCCGGGAGCACGTATTTCTTTTAGCAGTATTTTCGAAAATCAATATACCGGATCTTTAAGCTCCAAGTACCTATTCAAAAATAACATAGAACTAAGAACTGTTATTGGTACTGCTAACAGAACACCTAATTACAATGAACTATTTACATATTTTGTAGATGTTAATCACAATATACAAGGAAACCCAGGTCTAGATCCTGAACAAGGAGTATCTGCTTTTATACACCTTAAAAAACAATCTTGGTTAGCAAATGATAAATTAATATTGAGCAATAAAATAAGTGCTTCATATCTGGGATTAAAAGACAGAATAGAACTAATTGTTGTAAACAGAACCCCTCTAGCATATCAATATAACAACATTGACAGTTATAAATCTTTTGGTGTATTTTCTGAAAACACCCTAAGATATGGAACTTTCTCTGCTCAGGTAGGAGGGTCTCTTCTTGGAATTTCCAAGATACTGGACAGCAAAGTAAACTCCAAAGATGATTTCTTATACAATCTGCAATTAAATGCAAACCTGGAATATTCGGTTCCTAAATGGAAAACTGTATTCGGTGTTTATTTCAAGCATATTGGTCAGCAACATCAATTTCGTGAAGAAACCAACGAAGAAGGGAATCAAGTATTTGTAAAAGGAACTACTGATGCCTATAGCTGGATGAATACGACCATCAGAAAGTCCTTTCTGTCGAATAAAATACATGCCACATTCGGAATCCGCAATCTGTTTGATGTGAGATCTATAGATACCAATGCGCTTTCCGGAGGAGCACATAGTGGTCGCCCTACAAGCATTCCGATTGCTTATGGAAGATCTTATTTCTTAAAACTAGCATACGATATCAACCTTTAA
- a CDS encoding phage repressor protein, with protein MMNWKIQKLLNGETIISKEPGNSMLPILKSKQAVVLVPADWMDCEPGDIVFCKVRGTCFTHLVKAKNIKRGVLIGNNKGHLNGWTKNVYGKVVEILPLS; from the coding sequence ATGATGAATTGGAAGATTCAAAAACTATTGAATGGAGAAACGATTATCTCCAAAGAACCAGGAAATTCTATGTTACCTATTTTGAAATCTAAGCAAGCTGTTGTCTTGGTACCTGCTGACTGGATGGATTGCGAACCAGGAGATATTGTTTTTTGCAAGGTAAGAGGTACTTGTTTTACGCACCTGGTAAAGGCAAAGAATATAAAAAGAGGCGTTTTGATAGGTAATAATAAAGGACATCTTAATGGATGGACGAAGAATGTATATGGAAAAGTGGTCGAGATTTTACCACTTTCATAA
- a CDS encoding glycine--tRNA ligase → MANQEDKFKKVIAHAKEYGYIFGSSEIYDGLSAIYDYGQNGIELKKNIREYWWKSMVYMHQNIVGLDAAIFMHPTTWKASGHVDAFNDPLIDNKDSKKRYRADVLVEDYAEKLNQKAQKEIKKAQKRFGDSFDEAQFVSTNPRVVKYLSQKDEILKRLAKSLENEDLEDVKALIEELEIADPETGSKNWTDVRQFNLMFGTKLGASADSATQLYLRPETAQGIFVNFLNVQKTGRMKIPFGIAQTGKAFRNEIVARQFIFRMREFEQMEMQFFVRPGEEMKWYEYWKETRLKWHLSLGLGEENYRFHDHEKLAHYANAAADIEFNFPFGFKELEGIHSRTDFDLKAHEEYSGKKLQFFDPELKESYVPYVVETSVGLDRMFLAVFSTALQEEKLEDGTTRTVLKLPAVVAPVKAAILPLVKKDGLPEIAQKIVDDLKWKFNVVYDDKDAIGRRYRRQDANGTPYCITIDHDTLKDQTVTIRDRDTMEQKRVSITALKTIISEKTDPEFWLK, encoded by the coding sequence ATGGCAAATCAAGAAGATAAATTTAAAAAGGTTATTGCCCACGCTAAAGAGTATGGGTATATTTTTGGTTCTAGTGAGATTTATGACGGGCTTAGTGCTATTTATGACTATGGACAGAACGGAATCGAACTAAAAAAGAATATACGAGAGTATTGGTGGAAGAGTATGGTGTATATGCACCAGAATATTGTAGGGTTGGACGCTGCAATATTTATGCATCCTACCACCTGGAAAGCATCCGGTCACGTAGATGCATTTAATGACCCTCTGATTGACAATAAAGACTCTAAAAAGAGATATAGGGCTGATGTTTTGGTTGAGGACTATGCAGAGAAATTAAATCAAAAGGCTCAGAAAGAAATTAAAAAAGCACAAAAGAGATTCGGGGACTCATTTGATGAAGCTCAATTTGTAAGTACTAACCCAAGAGTAGTTAAATACCTATCTCAAAAAGATGAAATTCTTAAGCGTCTGGCAAAATCCTTAGAAAATGAGGACTTGGAAGATGTAAAAGCATTAATAGAAGAATTAGAGATAGCGGATCCGGAAACAGGGTCTAAAAACTGGACGGATGTTCGGCAGTTTAATCTGATGTTTGGAACAAAACTTGGCGCTTCTGCTGATTCTGCAACTCAATTATACCTTAGACCAGAAACAGCGCAAGGAATCTTTGTGAATTTCCTAAATGTGCAAAAAACCGGGAGGATGAAAATTCCTTTTGGAATTGCACAAACAGGAAAAGCCTTTAGAAATGAAATTGTAGCAAGACAATTTATTTTTAGAATGCGTGAGTTCGAACAAATGGAAATGCAGTTCTTTGTTCGTCCAGGAGAAGAAATGAAATGGTATGAGTATTGGAAAGAAACAAGACTAAAATGGCATTTATCCCTTGGATTAGGAGAGGAAAATTACCGTTTTCACGATCATGAAAAACTGGCGCATTATGCAAATGCAGCAGCAGATATAGAATTTAATTTCCCATTTGGATTTAAAGAATTAGAAGGAATACACTCCAGAACAGATTTTGATCTTAAAGCACATGAGGAGTATTCAGGTAAGAAGCTACAGTTTTTTGATCCAGAATTAAAAGAAAGTTATGTGCCGTATGTAGTAGAAACATCCGTAGGACTGGACAGAATGTTCTTGGCAGTGTTCTCTACGGCGCTTCAGGAAGAAAAATTAGAAGATGGTACGACAAGAACCGTATTAAAACTTCCTGCTGTAGTCGCTCCTGTAAAAGCAGCTATCTTACCATTGGTCAAGAAAGATGGACTTCCAGAAATAGCACAGAAAATAGTAGACGATCTAAAATGGAAATTTAATGTAGTCTATGATGATAAAGATGCGATTGGTAGAAGGTATAGAAGACAAGATGCAAATGGAACCCCTTATTGTATAACAATAGATCACGATACGCTGAAAGATCAGACAGTAACCATAAGAGATCGAGATACAATGGAACAAAAACGAGTATCTATAACTGCCTTAAAAACGATAATCTCAGAAAAAACAGATCCGGAATTCTGGTTGAAATAA
- a CDS encoding GEVED domain-containing protein, translated as MLLKKIVIFSFLLCTAIAFSQKKEERKATLVTTAKYMREVTPISGKKLIPEKPRQGPINPRRTDGNKIVPGKGYPVGQDELILKKRRSKSAQRRGKSPSVVFETNTSSAAPSDPTGAVGPNHYVSAKNFAFTIHDRSGNELVASTSLENIWPGESAGDPIVLYDNFADRFVITQFSDTPNGFLVAISKGPDPVNDGWYTYRFETGTFPDYTKFSIWSDGYYVTANKDQGTLNTSEVVFAIERDKMLVGDPDAQMVGFPLPGAKIGGFYSPASFNATGVVLPPEGNAKIAYYHDDAWEGVAEDAIKLWTINVDWFNPENSTIEEAELLTVSNGDITAFDSVFDGGSFSNLPQPGGEGQDIDVLQGALMFASNYRRFCSYNSVVMNFAVDIDDRPDSDNIAAIRWYELRQNGDDQPWTVYQEGTYESPDGKSAWCASMGMDRYGNIGMGYTTMGTVENGATENSYPSIRYTGRLMNDPLGTMTIVEQDIAIGTDVQRNGGERYGDYAQLTIDPRDDQTFWHIAEYFKGVGENSRNVVGAFKVAEAITNDIGVVSIQSPGDKTFTSSEQVTIILQNFGTALQSNIPVSYSVDGGAVVNEIFTGTLAAGEQASFTFDATANLAGGKTFTIQAESNLAGDEMTENDCATVIVHNLFAKDVGVSGLVSPVTGGGLSAEQEIQIKIRNYGGEAQSNIPVFYSVNNGERINEVYTGTIAPDETVTYSFTTTANLLEFQVYEFELGTVLEGDEDTENDILLKTVEHMLCSPTSDCEKFGDGITSFELANVSNMEIPCDSGYEDFTNLVINIDKAVGAYVMTVKAGYASDTAERLSLWVDFNDNALFEASEMLLDNEVIKEGDTAQDFLITFGENAVEGTHLLRIRAGDTETNDGGKLNDACDSMQFGTTHDYSIKIGENTVPTTDLIAVDQSNDKFLITMSDSSIEEEELRIYIFTILGQIIASNKVRRDANARFSYEIDMSYRRSGIYFARLGNEKDGKVVKFVVQ; from the coding sequence ATGTTGTTAAAAAAGATAGTAATTTTCTCTTTTTTGCTTTGTACAGCAATCGCATTCTCTCAAAAAAAAGAGGAAAGAAAAGCTACATTAGTAACAACAGCTAAATATATGAGAGAGGTTACTCCGATTTCCGGGAAAAAATTAATTCCTGAGAAACCGAGGCAGGGACCTATCAACCCCAGAAGAACAGATGGGAATAAGATAGTGCCGGGAAAAGGGTATCCGGTTGGACAGGATGAACTTATTCTGAAAAAACGCAGATCAAAATCTGCACAACGAAGGGGAAAATCTCCTTCTGTTGTTTTTGAAACAAATACCTCGTCAGCAGCACCATCGGATCCGACAGGAGCTGTTGGTCCCAATCATTATGTGAGTGCAAAGAACTTTGCTTTTACAATTCATGATAGGAGTGGGAATGAGTTAGTTGCTTCTACTTCTTTAGAAAATATATGGCCGGGAGAATCTGCAGGGGATCCTATTGTACTATATGATAATTTTGCAGACCGCTTCGTTATCACACAATTTTCTGATACACCCAATGGATTTTTAGTAGCAATATCCAAAGGACCAGATCCGGTTAATGATGGTTGGTATACCTATAGGTTTGAGACAGGAACCTTCCCAGATTATACTAAATTTTCTATTTGGTCAGATGGATACTACGTTACCGCTAATAAAGATCAAGGAACATTAAATACTTCTGAAGTTGTATTTGCAATCGAAAGAGACAAAATGCTTGTAGGAGATCCGGATGCTCAGATGGTAGGATTTCCATTGCCTGGAGCAAAGATCGGAGGTTTTTATAGTCCGGCATCGTTTAATGCGACAGGGGTGGTATTACCACCAGAAGGAAATGCAAAGATTGCCTACTACCATGATGATGCATGGGAAGGAGTTGCCGAAGACGCGATAAAACTATGGACAATTAATGTGGATTGGTTCAATCCGGAAAACTCGACTATCGAAGAAGCCGAATTATTAACGGTTAGTAATGGAGATATTACTGCTTTTGATTCTGTTTTTGATGGAGGTTCTTTTAGTAATTTACCTCAACCCGGAGGAGAAGGTCAGGATATAGATGTACTACAAGGAGCCTTGATGTTTGCCAGTAATTATCGGAGATTTTGTAGTTATAACAGTGTGGTAATGAATTTTGCAGTAGACATTGATGATCGACCGGATTCGGATAATATAGCAGCAATACGATGGTATGAGCTGCGACAAAATGGAGATGATCAACCCTGGACAGTATACCAAGAAGGGACTTATGAATCTCCTGATGGAAAAAGTGCCTGGTGTGCAAGTATGGGAATGGATCGATATGGGAATATTGGAATGGGATATACAACTATGGGAACAGTGGAAAATGGCGCTACAGAAAATAGTTATCCTTCGATACGATATACAGGACGTTTGATGAATGATCCCCTTGGGACAATGACGATAGTAGAACAGGATATTGCTATTGGTACAGATGTACAGCGAAATGGAGGAGAGCGTTATGGAGATTACGCTCAATTGACAATAGACCCAAGAGATGATCAGACCTTCTGGCATATTGCAGAATATTTTAAAGGTGTAGGGGAAAACTCCAGGAATGTAGTAGGTGCATTTAAAGTAGCGGAAGCAATAACGAACGATATTGGAGTAGTGAGTATTCAATCTCCCGGTGATAAAACTTTTACAAGTTCAGAACAAGTAACTATCATTCTTCAGAATTTTGGGACTGCTTTGCAATCGAATATACCGGTTTCTTATAGTGTAGATGGAGGAGCGGTTGTAAATGAGATTTTTACAGGGACATTGGCAGCAGGAGAACAAGCTTCTTTTACTTTTGATGCAACAGCAAACCTGGCAGGAGGAAAAACATTTACAATTCAGGCAGAATCAAATCTTGCAGGTGATGAAATGACAGAAAATGATTGTGCAACAGTGATTGTTCACAATCTGTTTGCTAAGGATGTTGGAGTGTCGGGACTGGTATCTCCGGTTACAGGAGGAGGACTTTCTGCCGAGCAGGAAATACAAATAAAAATAAGAAACTATGGAGGAGAAGCTCAATCAAATATTCCGGTTTTTTATAGCGTGAATAATGGAGAGCGAATTAATGAAGTATATACAGGTACAATAGCCCCTGATGAGACCGTTACCTATAGTTTTACCACTACAGCAAATTTATTGGAATTTCAGGTATATGAATTCGAGTTGGGAACAGTGTTAGAAGGAGACGAAGACACAGAAAATGATATTCTTTTAAAGACAGTAGAGCATATGTTGTGTTCTCCAACCTCGGATTGTGAGAAATTTGGAGATGGAATTACATCATTTGAGTTGGCTAATGTGTCGAATATGGAAATTCCTTGTGATTCCGGCTATGAAGATTTTACCAATCTGGTGATTAATATAGATAAGGCAGTTGGAGCTTATGTTATGACGGTTAAAGCGGGTTATGCTTCAGATACAGCAGAGCGACTGTCATTATGGGTGGATTTTAATGATAATGCACTATTTGAAGCATCAGAGATGCTATTAGATAATGAAGTTATTAAAGAAGGAGATACAGCGCAGGATTTCTTGATTACATTTGGAGAAAATGCAGTAGAAGGAACACATCTTTTGAGAATTCGTGCAGGAGATACTGAGACGAATGATGGAGGTAAGCTGAATGATGCATGTGATTCTATGCAGTTTGGAACTACACATGATTATTCTATAAAGATTGGAGAAAATACGGTGCCAACAACAGACTTAATTGCTGTTGATCAATCCAATGATAAATTCTTGATAACAATGAGTGACTCTTCGATTGAAGAAGAAGAATTACGAATCTATATTTTTACCATTTTAGGGCAGATAATTGCTTCTAATAAGGTCAGAAGAGATGCCAATGCACGCTTTTCATATGAAATAGATATGTCTTATCGCAGATCGGGAATTTATTTCGCTCGTTTAGGAAATGAAAAAGATGGTAAAGTAGTTAAGTTTGTTGTTCAATGA
- a CDS encoding HmuY family protein, which yields MKLIKKITFVLFYGITLLLFQACSDDETLTPDPFVVAFKNLSSNLSEIPNQTEIKLVYSEVAEENGSFTISIDAKNARYGIDFTTVPEAVNNQIKLPITIGETASKIVFKKLSPYMDETTDIKLNIANISYNGSNIQGNIEYALGTSPSLGGNIQVNVGGPNQPNQAFIDLSSGIATTPRRDSWDLGFYGGAHFRVTINGALYMATKALDTDDIDSVNEASVIAIQPEVAVGTFRADNIAYIDAPNGNILETAIAEISVTPSENKVYLLNLGSEVSTETPKPGSVSISGGKRGWKKIRITREGNEYILQYANLNDTTHQQIRISKNAAYNFTFFSFEKNAVVPVEPEASKWDVGFTVFTNAITGYGSYGFSDFIIHNRKGSVTAYRVNTEDIPYEDFTLTSVEDTLFSEDQTAIGSSWRSVFKKVAHSDRYYILKDANGNIYKIRFTALTNSDGLRGYPEFEYKLLQ from the coding sequence ATGAAACTCATAAAAAAAATAACCTTTGTTCTATTTTATGGAATAACACTACTATTATTTCAGGCATGTAGTGATGATGAGACTCTTACTCCTGATCCTTTTGTTGTTGCTTTTAAAAACCTCTCCTCAAATCTTTCGGAGATTCCCAATCAAACAGAAATCAAACTTGTATATTCTGAGGTAGCTGAAGAAAACGGTAGTTTTACTATTTCCATAGATGCCAAAAATGCACGTTACGGTATTGATTTCACCACGGTTCCTGAAGCTGTAAACAATCAGATTAAATTACCTATCACTATTGGAGAAACTGCCAGTAAAATTGTCTTCAAAAAATTGAGTCCTTATATGGATGAAACTACGGATATCAAACTTAATATCGCGAACATCAGTTATAACGGATCTAATATACAAGGGAATATTGAATATGCCCTAGGAACATCTCCCTCTCTGGGAGGAAATATACAAGTTAATGTTGGGGGTCCCAATCAACCCAATCAAGCTTTTATTGATCTTAGTAGCGGAATTGCCACTACTCCAAGAAGGGATTCCTGGGATTTAGGTTTCTACGGAGGAGCACACTTCAGAGTTACGATAAACGGAGCTCTATATATGGCTACAAAAGCCTTAGATACTGACGATATCGATAGTGTCAATGAAGCTTCTGTCATTGCTATACAACCAGAAGTTGCTGTAGGGACTTTCAGGGCAGATAATATTGCATATATTGACGCTCCTAACGGAAATATACTAGAAACTGCCATTGCAGAAATTTCTGTTACACCTTCTGAAAATAAAGTATACCTTCTTAATTTAGGAAGCGAAGTTAGCACAGAAACTCCTAAACCTGGAAGCGTAAGTATCTCTGGAGGGAAAAGAGGCTGGAAAAAGATAAGAATTACCAGAGAAGGGAATGAATATATTCTTCAATACGCAAACTTAAATGACACTACCCATCAACAAATCCGAATCAGCAAGAATGCAGCTTATAACTTTACCTTTTTTAGCTTTGAAAAGAATGCAGTAGTTCCTGTAGAACCGGAAGCATCTAAGTGGGATGTAGGATTTACCGTATTCACCAATGCAATTACCGGATATGGTTCTTATGGGTTTTCGGATTTTATCATTCACAATAGAAAAGGAAGTGTCACTGCCTATAGAGTCAATACGGAAGATATTCCTTATGAAGACTTTACATTAACGAGTGTAGAGGATACTCTTTTCTCCGAAGACCAAACAGCTATTGGAAGTAGCTGGAGAAGTGTTTTTAAGAAAGTGGCACATTCAGATCGTTATTACATCCTTAAAGATGCTAATGGCAATATCTATAAAATAAGATTTACAGCCTTAACCAATAGTGATGGGCTTAGAGGCTACCCTGAATTCGAATACAAATTATTACAATAA
- a CDS encoding ATP-binding cassette domain-containing protein, whose product MNQALFIGGMHKSFNRVPILKNISLWCYSGEIIGLFGRNGSGKSTLLKCIYGVIKKDEGQVLIDGKRMTFQKIIREKKIGYLPQNSFLPKEKSVRNLIPLFFPEEAKQDAIFYAPGVHKLEKTRVGKLSLGSLRYLEVLFLMNCDHPFLMLDEPFSMIQPLYKERIKELLLSAKKEKGIIITDHYYEDVLTISDRNILVKDRKLIPINSADDLKIAGYLR is encoded by the coding sequence ATGAATCAGGCATTGTTTATAGGAGGGATGCATAAATCGTTTAACAGAGTACCTATATTGAAAAATATCTCTTTATGGTGTTATTCTGGAGAGATTATTGGTTTATTTGGCAGAAATGGCTCCGGAAAATCTACGCTGCTTAAATGTATTTATGGAGTGATTAAAAAAGATGAAGGACAGGTGTTAATAGATGGTAAAAGAATGACCTTTCAAAAAATAATCAGAGAGAAAAAGATAGGGTACTTGCCGCAAAATTCTTTTTTGCCAAAAGAAAAAAGTGTCAGGAATCTCATCCCTTTGTTTTTCCCGGAAGAAGCGAAGCAAGATGCAATATTTTATGCTCCAGGAGTACATAAACTCGAAAAAACGAGAGTAGGAAAATTATCCTTGGGGTCGCTACGATATCTGGAGGTTCTTTTTTTAATGAACTGCGATCATCCTTTTTTGATGCTGGATGAACCTTTTTCTATGATTCAGCCATTGTATAAAGAAAGAATAAAAGAATTGTTATTGTCCGCCAAGAAAGAAAAAGGAATCATTATTACCGATCATTATTATGAGGATGTATTAACAATATCGGATCGTAATATTTTGGTAAAAGATAGAAAGTTGATCCCAATTAATTCAGCAGATGATTTGAAAATAGCAGGATATCTTCGGTAG